One genomic segment of Desulfocapsa sulfexigens DSM 10523 includes these proteins:
- a CDS encoding tetratricopeptide repeat protein → MFGYSQHHLCRRLERQDFIRFSFEFGRVIHENIPTIDELVFLDPPQPQPAASLSETKREKELRLGMEKAVQTESPVLSRDILILPFVADDTTVIAQVKGLDRYLVRKIGKDWLEGLSSLLIREFLLVKRACIDSLTGLLSSLHLEEYLDYGAKDRTGVLMLVTVYPKSSSFFQAKNYQHRTVSLLRAFVDDRFPLYYLGQSCFGILCEKKDSVFAAEFAPSLVNFLKREGCYRVHVGSAVFGEIPADSGLSLSRSEEIMRKVWAALHVATKRGPFAFCHYSSIENAANHPLAPPAQPLVQWLQKATHNLQKCALLQFNTENSLFVESVRDCAGEEDRIFTDKKTVYLLLPDQGRKEALKMGDMILRHFDEKEHSGTAVNCGISLYPSGDFKKSELFLNCRKALLHSHFLDPGALIICNALSCNIAGDMYYGDGDLMLAVKEYKRGLILDPGDGNLLNSLGVCYAQMNRHKAAVECFHKACNSKEDRFMALYNLGLEQQIRNEHIAAIDSFMKALDLPEQVGEEKTRKDIKFQLGVLCVEAHRYRAGFDLLQAWYKNENEEGRGGKALRYLGEACFGLGEYRDAMKYLQQAMRYNEYDGDVLGLLGEMYLKENEGDDIALRFCEKAVELNPDSLKLKLQLAKAQLQCGDYLGCRRSLQPCLRNKKTRPAALLQRGLLAHEQGQKRTAEKWFEKAESCPGQISNSEIKKTARYYLNK, encoded by the coding sequence ATGTTTGGATATTCCCAGCATCACCTTTGTAGGAGACTTGAACGACAGGATTTTATACGATTTTCTTTTGAATTCGGGAGGGTTATTCACGAGAATATCCCAACCATCGATGAGCTGGTTTTCCTTGATCCTCCGCAACCGCAGCCTGCCGCATCACTATCGGAAACTAAAAGAGAAAAAGAACTTCGTTTGGGTATGGAAAAAGCTGTGCAGACGGAATCTCCTGTTTTATCAAGAGATATCCTGATCCTTCCCTTTGTCGCTGATGATACGACGGTTATTGCCCAGGTTAAGGGGCTTGATAGGTATCTTGTCAGGAAGATAGGTAAAGACTGGCTGGAAGGACTCTCTTCATTGCTGATCCGGGAATTTCTTCTTGTGAAACGGGCTTGCATTGATTCCCTTACCGGGCTGTTAAGTAGCCTGCACCTTGAGGAATATCTTGATTATGGTGCCAAGGATCGTACCGGGGTTCTCATGTTAGTGACCGTCTATCCAAAGAGTTCCAGTTTCTTTCAGGCAAAAAATTACCAGCATCGTACGGTTTCTTTATTGAGAGCCTTTGTTGACGACCGTTTTCCTCTCTATTACCTGGGACAATCATGTTTTGGAATTCTCTGTGAGAAAAAAGATTCTGTTTTTGCAGCAGAATTTGCCCCGTCACTCGTTAATTTTCTAAAGAGAGAAGGGTGTTATAGGGTTCATGTCGGAAGTGCTGTTTTTGGAGAGATACCCGCCGATAGCGGTTTGTCCCTCTCCCGCTCTGAAGAAATCATGAGGAAAGTATGGGCTGCCCTGCATGTTGCAACTAAGAGAGGGCCCTTTGCTTTTTGTCATTACAGTTCCATTGAAAATGCCGCAAATCATCCTCTGGCACCACCAGCTCAACCACTTGTGCAATGGTTGCAGAAAGCCACCCATAACCTGCAAAAATGTGCTCTTCTTCAGTTTAATACCGAAAATTCCCTGTTTGTTGAAAGTGTTCGCGATTGTGCAGGAGAAGAAGATAGAATTTTTACTGACAAAAAGACGGTGTATCTTTTATTGCCCGACCAGGGGAGAAAAGAGGCTTTAAAAATGGGGGATATGATTCTTCGGCATTTTGATGAAAAAGAGCATAGCGGGACAGCGGTTAATTGCGGAATAAGTTTGTATCCATCTGGGGATTTTAAAAAATCCGAGCTTTTTCTCAACTGCCGTAAGGCTCTCTTGCATTCCCATTTTCTTGATCCGGGAGCCCTGATAATCTGTAATGCTCTGAGTTGCAACATCGCAGGAGATATGTACTACGGAGATGGCGATTTGATGCTTGCCGTGAAGGAGTACAAGCGAGGGTTGATACTTGACCCCGGGGACGGTAACCTGCTGAACAGTCTCGGGGTCTGCTATGCCCAAATGAACCGACACAAGGCTGCTGTAGAGTGTTTTCATAAAGCCTGTAACAGCAAAGAGGATCGGTTCATGGCCCTGTACAATCTTGGTCTTGAGCAACAGATACGAAATGAACATATTGCCGCCATCGATTCTTTCATGAAGGCTCTCGACCTGCCGGAGCAGGTTGGGGAGGAAAAGACACGAAAGGATATAAAATTCCAACTAGGAGTACTTTGTGTCGAAGCACATCGTTACAGAGCTGGCTTTGATCTTTTGCAGGCGTGGTACAAAAATGAGAATGAAGAGGGGAGGGGAGGCAAAGCTCTTCGCTATCTCGGTGAGGCCTGTTTTGGACTTGGTGAGTATCGTGATGCTATGAAATATCTGCAGCAGGCCATGCGTTATAATGAGTATGATGGAGATGTACTAGGCTTGCTTGGTGAAATGTATTTGAAAGAAAATGAGGGGGATGATATTGCCCTTCGCTTTTGTGAAAAGGCTGTGGAGTTGAATCCTGATTCTCTCAAATTAAAGTTACAATTGGCTAAGGCTCAGTTGCAATGTGGCGATTATCTGGGCTGTCGAAGATCCTTGCAACCCTGTCTTCGCAACAAGAAAACCAGACCTGCTGCACTTCTACAGAGAGGATTACTTGCCCACGAACAGGGGCAGAAACGAACTGCTGAAAAGTGGTTTGAAAAGGCCGAGTCATGTCCCGGTCAGATAAGTAATTCTGAAATTAAAAAAACTGCACGGTATTACTTGAATAAATAG
- the selA gene encoding L-seryl-tRNA(Sec) selenium transferase, whose protein sequence is MNTKNTLLRNLPKVDRVLDDIVHSQNSSVPLSLIKSAIREEIESFREHILSGDISELPSTSNEWNRLFENAIKRKNSLNLRRVINGTGIVIHTNLGRSLLGEASITALQTAGACFTNLEFDLSTGKRGSRYSLVEDIICDLTGAEAALVVNNNAAAVLLALNTLSYNRETIVSRGQLVEIGGSFRIPDVMSRSGARMIEVGATNRTHLFDYENSIHEETALLLKVHTSNFRVIGFTSEVPVPDMVSLGKKHNIPVMEDLGSGSLIDLSPWGLPKEPTVQEIVKDGVDVVTFSGDKLLGGPQAGIIVGKKDIISQIKKNPMNRALRIDKFTLASLETVLREYYNLDTALHSIPTLAMLTADPEKVKKKGQRILRRLGGGVKCKGTIALQATTSRVGGGAMPEYGLESWALVLTPGEKGANVLEKSFRNLDVPLILRIENEKMIVDLRTILEQDIPLLIDILGQFLQQRIEK, encoded by the coding sequence ATGAATACAAAAAATACATTGCTTCGCAACCTTCCTAAAGTAGATCGTGTTCTGGATGATATCGTTCATTCCCAAAACAGTTCTGTACCTCTATCATTAATCAAGTCTGCTATCCGTGAAGAAATTGAATCTTTTCGTGAACATATTCTTTCAGGTGATATATCGGAACTCCCGAGTACCTCAAATGAATGGAATAGGCTGTTTGAAAATGCAATAAAAAGGAAGAATAGTCTCAACCTCCGAAGAGTGATAAATGGAACCGGTATTGTTATCCATACAAATCTAGGGCGTTCACTGCTTGGGGAGGCTTCTATAACTGCTCTGCAGACAGCTGGTGCCTGTTTTACCAACCTTGAATTTGACCTGTCTACTGGTAAGCGGGGTAGTCGTTACAGTCTTGTTGAAGATATTATTTGTGATTTGACAGGAGCTGAGGCCGCGCTTGTTGTTAACAACAATGCTGCTGCGGTTCTCCTTGCCCTGAATACATTGTCCTATAATAGAGAGACAATCGTTTCACGGGGGCAACTTGTTGAGATAGGTGGGTCTTTCAGGATTCCAGATGTCATGTCTAGAAGTGGCGCCAGGATGATTGAAGTAGGTGCCACTAACCGAACGCATCTCTTTGATTATGAAAATTCAATTCACGAAGAGACTGCTCTGCTCTTGAAGGTTCATACCTCAAATTTCCGAGTTATAGGTTTTACCTCGGAGGTTCCAGTACCCGACATGGTATCCCTTGGAAAGAAACACAACATTCCTGTAATGGAGGATCTTGGTAGTGGTTCTCTTATAGATCTTTCTCCGTGGGGACTTCCAAAGGAACCAACTGTTCAGGAAATCGTTAAAGATGGTGTTGATGTTGTAACCTTTAGCGGGGATAAGCTGCTTGGCGGACCTCAGGCAGGAATAATAGTTGGTAAAAAAGATATTATTTCCCAGATTAAGAAAAACCCCATGAATCGTGCTCTGCGTATTGATAAGTTTACCCTTGCATCCCTGGAAACAGTGTTGCGTGAGTATTATAATCTTGATACTGCTCTGCATTCAATACCTACACTTGCCATGCTCACAGCCGATCCGGAAAAGGTCAAGAAAAAGGGTCAGAGGATCCTTCGACGTCTGGGAGGGGGAGTGAAATGCAAAGGGACTATTGCATTGCAGGCCACGACGTCCCGAGTTGGTGGTGGTGCTATGCCTGAATACGGGCTTGAAAGCTGGGCCCTTGTACTCACTCCCGGGGAAAAAGGAGCCAATGTTCTTGAAAAATCATTTAGAAATCTGGATGTCCCACTTATTCTCCGTATAGAAAACGAAAAAATGATTGTTGATCTCAGAACGATTCTTGAACAGGACATTCCACTGCTGATTGATATATTAGGGCAGTTTCTACAGCAGAGGATTGAAAAATAA
- a CDS encoding helix-turn-helix domain-containing protein — protein MEKEAFVTIRKKLNRTQKQLAELLGVSLKAIHSYEQGWRKIPLHIERQLWFLIYQKKNQSGKKLQPCWERKSCEIKEECPAWEFQCGDMCWFVCGTKCDCTKDIDVRDKMEICRKCKILKTLLK, from the coding sequence TTGGAAAAAGAAGCCTTTGTAACCATACGAAAGAAACTGAATAGAACTCAAAAACAATTGGCAGAATTGCTTGGTGTTTCGCTGAAAGCGATTCATAGTTATGAGCAGGGATGGCGCAAAATTCCTCTTCATATTGAACGTCAACTCTGGTTTCTAATCTATCAGAAAAAAAACCAAAGCGGAAAAAAACTCCAACCATGTTGGGAACGGAAGTCCTGTGAGATTAAAGAGGAATGCCCTGCTTGGGAGTTTCAATGCGGTGATATGTGCTGGTTTGTCTGTGGTACAAAATGTGACTGCACAAAAGATATCGATGTTCGTGACAAAATGGAAATCTGTCGAAAGTGTAAGATACTTAAAACATTATTGAAATGA
- the istB gene encoding IS21-like element helper ATPase IstB, with translation MLLHPTLEKLTTLRFTGMAAALQEQMDMDTADNLGFEERLGLLLDREQAVRETRKLQTRLRKAKLRQDGSIEDVDFRHPRGLDRSLVTRLADCNWIKEHTNLLITGPTGVGKSYLACALAQKACREGYSALYLRLSKLFEDLALAKGDGRYLKLLTVYSKTDLLVLDDYGLATLNQEQRHDLLEILEDRHGLKSTLVTSQLPVEHWHERIGDPTLADAILDRLVHAAHKIKLKGESMRKKKARLT, from the coding sequence ATGCTTCTGCATCCAACACTTGAAAAACTCACAACTCTTCGATTCACCGGCATGGCCGCAGCACTCCAGGAACAGATGGACATGGACACTGCAGATAACCTGGGTTTCGAAGAACGCCTCGGTCTGTTACTTGACCGCGAGCAGGCGGTCAGGGAAACCAGAAAACTTCAGACCAGACTCAGAAAGGCAAAGCTGCGGCAGGATGGCTCAATCGAGGATGTAGACTTCCGTCATCCGCGTGGTCTGGATAGGTCACTGGTAACCAGGCTGGCTGACTGCAACTGGATAAAGGAACATACCAATCTGCTTATTACCGGCCCCACTGGAGTCGGCAAATCCTATCTTGCCTGTGCCTTGGCCCAAAAGGCATGCAGAGAAGGCTATAGTGCTCTCTATCTCCGTCTGAGTAAACTCTTTGAAGATCTGGCTCTTGCCAAGGGGGATGGCCGTTATCTGAAGTTACTGACTGTCTATTCAAAAACAGATCTATTGGTACTTGATGACTATGGACTGGCCACACTCAACCAGGAGCAACGCCATGATTTACTAGAAATACTGGAAGACAGACACGGCCTCAAATCTACCTTGGTAACCAGTCAATTACCGGTAGAGCACTGGCATGAGCGGATCGGAGATCCGACTTTAGCCGACGCCATTCTTGACCGTCTGGTACATGCCGCTCACAAAATCAAACTGAAAGGAGAATCTATGAGAAAAAAGAAAGCACGCTTGACGTGA